GCGTTCTAGTGCTGATATCAGTTAATTGCTTGGCAATCATCAAATCActttaacagaagaaataatctCATCCAACATATGTTGTATGCAGCTAAAAGATAAGTTGAtttttgtagatatttttttccaaaggaagccCCAGCAGCACATGAATTTTCTTCAGATTCATTGCAGTTGAtacataaattctttttttttttttttcaattaaaccAGCAACCAAAAATCACCTCTTGTTTCCCAAACCTTTCaacctgtatttaaaaatttaaaaataatcctccaagtttggtgtcatttCTGCCTCTAGGACTTACTGGAGTCCAGCGGCTGACTGTGGCAGCTGTGTTGCTCTTCGGCAGACCTGGGCAGGCTGAAATCGCTTTGGGCaattgatttgcttttttttttttagcttgaaTTTGAATGAATGCCCTTGCACCATGAAGGATTAGTAACTCAAACATCAAAAAAGGCGGCTAAGGCCTGGTTTTGGAGGAACAAGTGCCTTCAGTGCAGAGGTTGCTTAAGAGGCTGGTCACTGGGTGAAGGTTTTTAGAAGTCACATTAGTCTTTGTGATAAAAATTTGTCCTTGGGTTGGTCCTGGGCAGACATGTGGTGACACCTGAAGATGGGACATCTTGTTAATTGCCTAAAGTGGTAATATTTTAGGCCATTTGAGGTTACAGTTTAGGCATCTGGGGCTAGTGAGCCATGCTGGCTTAGTAGCTCTCACAAATTCAACATCTGCACGTGCCTGGGGATACGAGTCTGCATTGAGAAACGTGGAACCAAGTAGCAGAGTGTgtagaagaaaatgagcaatACAGATAGCTAAATTTGTCTGAGTGACGGTGTGTAGAGGTAGATGAACACAAAGCTGACGGTGGATGGGTAAATGGACAGATGGTGGGTGGGTAAATGGATAGATGGATGGTGGAGAAGGAATGCTTGCTCGTTAGGATGTTAAATTTCTGGTGGCCACCCTATGGAGAGGGAGAAAACCTTCCACTAGCCAGGTGGAGTAGCTAGGAGAACAGATAGCCAAGCCCAGAACCCACCTCTGGATGGGATCGATGTCCACCCCGGAGGAAATTTTCACAGAACACAAGAAATGGAGGATCAGGATCATAACCTGCCGTTGCCATGCCCTCTCCAGTGCTTACGAAGGGGCTGTGGCATAGTGCACTTGGTTTGCTCCGTGATCCATCCAAACTTTCCATGCCACGGCAGCGCAGCAACGAACCATGAATATGTAGTGCTGGGGAGGGGCTGCCTTCTCAGCTGATTCCCCAAAGGGGCAGGACTTCATAGGGCCTGAAATATAAGCTGTCTGGgtgcacttctttttttccccaaggcgGTTTTGGTCACGATGATGCAATACTTTCTCGCACAGCTGCTGTGTAAGtgacttcttttcttccttttttgcaGCCTCCTCTGTCTTGTCCTGTCATCTCAAAGCCTTCAATACCTGTCTCTTACAgctttcctccagctgctcccacTTGCTGTATCCTCTGCTGGTAAGAACAATTTTACCTGCTGTGAGATGCTCTCCAACTAAACATACTCTTTGGCAAGGTGGAGTTGGATTGCATTTTgtgaaatggaaaggaaagggatgTCTTTTCCACTGTCCTTTTCCACTGTCCTTTTCCACTTTGAAAATTCCCTCCCATCCTCTAAATCCTTACCTTTCTTTCCCAGACCCCCTGCCAGTCCCTGTGCTCTCCACAGACCCCAGTTACGATGTCTACTACGAAGGGGAACGCGTTGCTTTCATATGTGTGGCTCCAACGAAGAACGTAGATGGATTTCGGTTCTTCAATCAAAGTGGGGACCAAGTCTACGCACTTGCTTCCTACTCTCACACAATTGCCTGGTTCCAGCTCACAGCTGCAAAAGCGTCTGCCATGGAGTACACATGCATGTACTGGGTGAAGGATGCTGGACGAAAAATTCCTTCCAATAGGAGCCTTCCTCTTTCAATTAAGGTTCAGGGTATGTGTGTCTTGTGTCGTCTCTAGATGATGTTGCTTTGAGTCTCTGCCTTCTCACAAGCTCCTTTTGTGCTCTTGGGTTTCTCTGAGCAGTCAGGAATAGGGTAGCCTCCGTCACCTCCAAGAGGTCTCATGGCACTGAGTTTCCCCAAGCCTTTCCTTAGGGTTTGGGGTGCATCACATGCCTTCCTCTTTGGTCATgtgaaaatacttattttctgcaCTTTGGTGATACAAAGAAACGGGTTGCTCTGAATTCTTATCTCTGAGGTCTGTGGGtctgtgtttctcttctcaTAGTTCAAGATGTAGAAAAAAGAGCGATGAATGACTCCCACAGGAGCTGATCTTTAGTAAAAGGTTCTGTATTTGTCCCAGTAATATTCCAAAGAATTAACTCGTTTACTCCCTTTGTCAAATCTGAAGCACGACATTGGAAAAAATCATGGGTTTTGTGCACAAATCCTTACGTCAATAGGTAGCAGGTTTCATTTGCTCTTCCCCCCAGGTGCTCCAGTGGCCCCGCTTTTGTCCCTGGATCCTCAGCAACCAGTCTACAGATACGGAAACAACGTCAAGCTGCTCTGCACCGTCCCCTTTTCTTCATACTATATAAGAGAATTCCAGTACTATGGGGACTTTGGACTTGCAATCTCCATCCCAGTTGTGAAACTGCAAAACTACAGCTACAACCTGAAGATCACAGGAACGGAGGTCTCTGGGTCTTACAGTTGCGCCTACTTTGTGTTTAAGTCTGGACGTGCCGTTCGCTCCGAGAGCAGCCCCTGGGTCAATGTCTACGTGAAACGTGAGTTTTCCAACCCTTCCTCACTAGAACCTGTAATAACTACTGACCTATCATCGGTTAATTTATTCTGTGTGTGCTTGCCTCTGAATTCATCAGTGTCATCTCCATCCCCTCCTGTTATATGGTCATCCGTCTCGCTACCTCAGTCTCTGTCTGTCACTAAACGAGTTTATTGCCACGTCTACCCGTACTCTTATCAACAAAAAATATGAGagatactgggaaaaaaaaactcagtgaaAAGAGTCTCATCACCTTATATGGTTTTTCTGATGAGACCGTGGCTTTCTAGGACCTCCTTCTAGCCCTCCTTTCTTTTACCCTCCATCTCTCCAAGATGTGGGTAGCTATAAATGGGCTTGCTCGTTGTAAGAGTCATCACGACAAAGTCACCACTGGTTCCTCCCCAGGTCAGATAATCGGCTGGGTTCGAGAGATCCTTGTTGGTGGCTCGTTCTTTACCATCAATGgcctcatctttttcttctcccaccgcctcaagaagaaaagaggtaaatatttattttttattgcactACACTAATTCTTATGATCCTGggacttcattttctttgccaaaaaaaaaaatatccctcaTTTTGACCTTCCTTTTTGGGGAGGGTGTTCTGGACAGAACTTGAACAGGATCACTTCTCACCCTCCTCTCTTGTTTAAACCCCAAACTGATTTCCCTTAGAGGTCCAAGAATAAAGAGAAGCAATTTTTGATGTTGTTACTTCCCTCGTTTACAGATCTGGAAGAAGGATTCAGGATGGACTAGCAAGATGAAGAACCCTTAAAGGCTTTGCTCTGTTTTGCCAAGGCAATCAGTTCCGTTGGGCCCTGCCTGATTCCTCATTGTCTGCCTCAGTGTCCCCAAGAGACAGAAGCAGTGAACTGGAAGTACTTTGGCTACACCTTTCCtctgtgcccagccccaggcctTGTGTCTTACCAATTAAAGCCGGATGTTTTGTTTAGGTCTGGTGGGTTTCATGGGAAGGTGTGTCGTTCCATCCTCCTTCCTGaagtgtgtgtatttgtgtttgcTTGTGCACAGCTCTGGGATCATGGCAGAGGAGGTCTCTGGGTCTTAGGGTTGTGACTATTTCACATTCCAGTCTAGATGTGCTATTGGCTCAGAGAAGAGCCTCTGGCTTGATTTGTGCGTCTGCTCTATCTCACACCTAACCCACAGCGTTCCCATTAAACCTGGATTTTGCTTGCCTCTGAAATTCAGCctcatttctgaattttcacaGCACCTCCTCTGAGGATGAGCCCCATAGGGCTGAGTTTCCCTTCCTATACAAGAAGACACAAGGCACTGTCCCCTGGGCATTGCCTTGCTGCTTTGACCTGTCATCTCTCATAAGGATGCAGTCTGCTGTTGCTTCTTCCAGGCAACCCAGTGGCACCTCCTCAAAGTCTTCGCAGCCCCAGGAGGCGATCAAGGAGCCCTTTTGGCCAAGACGAGGAGGAGCAGGGCATTTATGTGTGAATACTTAAGGTTTGCCTACGCAAAGTCAAGTGAGCCAGTCTTGCAGGTGAGAACCCCAAACTCCTTGAGGAGCAGCAGATCTTAACCCATGGATCCAGCTGGCAAAGGAATGATTTGGGTATAGAAGAGCTGTTGCTTTTCTACCTTATTTCAGGAGGGCTTCAGGAAAAGGGTAGCTGTGTGCCCCCAGGCTTCCTTCCACTCCACGCCAGGCTTCAAAGACACGGTGGCCgaaggaagatttttcttcagcatctccCACTGCCACAGCTGCAAAGCAAGGCAAGTCAGAACCTTCCCGCAAGGACCTGCTGAAGTTACTGTGAAGGCAGCAGTCAGTTTGCCCTGCGCTTGCAGTCACTCTGACCACCCGTCCTGATTTCACTTGGGATcgagttaattttcctcccaggaACTGGGGCAGTGCTTGGGGTCTGGCATCGGTCGATGgttggtgagcaattgcacaGTGCATCACTTGCTTCGTATATTCCtgtatcattattattttttcccttcctttctgctcttttaaactgtttttatctcaaacCATGagctattactttttttttttttttcacttttttttttttttttttctgttctctccccatccctctgtGGTGAGAGGGAAGTGAGCAAACggctgcgtggtgctgagctgctcgctgggttaaaccacaacactagTCCTTAAAAAGTTTTATCTTGTATCACTCTACTTCTATCTCTTTCCTGACAGCCTCGGCTAGCTAGAGACCTAGCACGCCTCATCTGTGTCACTGGACAATCCcccattcttattttta
The DNA window shown above is from Oxyura jamaicensis isolate SHBP4307 breed ruddy duck unplaced genomic scaffold, BPBGC_Ojam_1.0 oxyUn_random_OJ70798, whole genome shotgun sequence and carries:
- the LOC118159527 gene encoding uncharacterized protein LOC118159527 is translated as MMQYFLAQLLSFLQLLPLAVSSADPLPVPVLSTDPSYDVYYEGERVAFICVAPTKNVDGFRFFNQSGDQVYALASYSHTIAWFQLTAAKASAMEYTCMYWVKDAGRKIPSNRSLPLSIKVQGAPVAPLLSLDPQQPVYRYGNNVKLLCTVPFSSYYIREFQYYGDFGLAISIPVVKLQNYSYNLKITGTEVSGSYSCAYFVFKSGRAVRSESSPWVNVYVKRQIIGWVREILVGGSFFTINGLIFFFSHRLKKKRDLEEGFRMD